A single region of the Chelmon rostratus isolate fCheRos1 chromosome 5, fCheRos1.pri, whole genome shotgun sequence genome encodes:
- the rmi1 gene encoding recQ-mediated genome instability protein 1 isoform X2, whose translation MAPEIQAVVHATQAWLQSSWHIQVPFAWLEACVEWLQEEAGGAGRLSQQQINQQALDQWLLTDLRDLDYPVLPEGLAQAQKTELRGTFCVQVTDGVQSLEAMEYQSIPALSTALRPGVKLQLYGQMVCRLGVLLLGPSNIKVLGGEVEDLVDRNNQGRVLCRTLGLPEEEQQQQEREEAPPAPQQANQEVEDLELDDAELLASLETQEEVERVQVRPVRDSGYGTLSDTQSLRSLSVRSLVSTASSRSEAFARSHRGNEGGSAQAHRQGSEEDSDLFDPFPSDHMSQQPIPDHNMADEDFPDEDFDDLPMDELDAVNFQESTNVTDSSRRSTPQNNNRVTGDANRATKPQTARFEQHALNSSGSRLGSSDSRSTMEKRDYGGCTREATGQLAAAASSPFFSPAALEPSHELEFVTNNESDFMDEDMDCQQEPRRARESATGKTDTSGSGCRLSSDSSRSVTPQGQSCTSGAAESDRLPAKKDPRSHSSVPSLTLTSPPFTYLCLLEEMMSTPHPHTTEIRVKAFIVTLLGKLSSSNGLWSVCATISDGTGYLDVELSNEVLTGLLGFSVREKGALKRDPARRGELETGMRRCQEELVDMCCVMTIVVEPEGRKAVVTKVDPISEKVLQELEQRVRDRRK comes from the exons ATGGCCCCTGAGATCCAAGCAGTGGTACATGCTACCCAAGCCTGGCTGCAGTCCTCTTGGCACATCCAGGTGCCCTTTGCCTGGCTGGAGGCCTGCGTGGAGTGGCTGCaggaagaggcaggaggagcaggTCGTCTGTCACAGCAACAAATCAACCAACAG GCGCTGGACCAGTGGCTGCTGACGGACCTGCGGGACCTGGACTACCCTGTTCTCCCTGAGGGGCTCGCTCAGGCCCAGAAGACTGAACTCAGGGGCACCTTCTGCGTCCAG GTGACAGATGGAGTCCAGAGCTTGGAGGCCATGGAGTATCAGTCCATCCCTGCACTCAGCACAGCTCTCAG GCCTGGTGTGAAGCTGCAGTTGTACGGGCAGATGGTTTGCAGACTTGGGGTGCTTCTGTTGGGGCCATCCAACATCAAGGTCCTGGGTGGTGAGGTGGAGGACCTGGTGGACAGGAATAACCAG GGCAGGGTGCTGTGTCGTACGCTGGGACTTCCTgaggaggaacagcagcagcaggagcggGAAGAGGCCCCACCAGCACCACAACAGG ctAATCAGGAAGTGGAGGACCTGGAGCTAGATGATGCAGAGTTGTTGGCCAGTCTGGAGAcccaggaggaggtggaaaggGTTCAGGTCAGGCCTGTTCGAGACAGTGGCTACGGGACACTCAGCGACACTCAGTCCTTGAGAAGCCTCTCTGTCAGGAGCCTTGTCTCCACAGCCTCATCCAG AAGCGAAGCCTTTGCCCGCTCTCACAGAGGCAATGAAGGTGGTTCAGCTCAAGCTCATCGCCAAGGTAGCGAAGAGGATTCTGACCTGTTTGACCCCTTTCCATCTGATCACATGAGTCAGCAACCAATCCCAGATCATAACATGGCAGACGAAGACTTCCCCGATGAAGACTTTGACGATCTTCCCATGGATGAGCTGGATGCTGTGAATTTTCAAGAAAGTACAAATGTTACTGACAGCAGTCGCCGAAGCACGCCGCAGAACAACAACAGGGTCACAGGAGACGCTAACAGAGCAACAAAACCTCAAACTGCCCGGTTTGAGCAGCACGCTTTGAACAGTTCTGGGTCAAGGCTTGGTTCTAGCGACTCCAGATCCACCATGGAGAAAAGAGACTATGGAGGCTGTACGAGAGAAGCTACAGGGCAgttagctgcagcagcttcctcaccTTTCTTTTCCCCGGCTGCTTTAGAGCCATCGCACGAACTAGAATTTGTTACTAACAATGAGAGTGACTTCATGGATGAAGACATGGACTGTCAACAAGAGCCTaggagagccagagagagcgCCACCGGCAAAACAGACACTTCAGGCTCTGGTTGTAGGCTGAGCAGCGACTCATCAAGAAGTGTAACACCTCAGGGGCAAAGTTGCACCTCAGGCGCTGCAGAATCTGATAGACTGCCTGCTAAAAAAGATCCACGGAGTCACAGCTCAGTCCCTAGTCTCACCCTGACCTCTCCACCTTTTACATATTTGTGCCTGCTTGAAGAGATGATGTCCACACCACACCCCCACACCACAGAGATCCGTGTCAAAGCTTTCATTGTGACTCTCTTGGGGAAGTTGAGCAGCAGCAACGGTCTTTGGAGTGTCTGCGCCACGATATCTGATGGAACCGGTTACCTGGATGTGGAGCTGTCCAACGAGGTTCTGACGGGCCTGCTGGGCTTCTCGGTGAGGGAGAAGGGGGCTCTGAAGCGTGACCCAGCCCGGAGAGGTGAGCTGGAGACTGGGATGAGGAGGTGTCAGGAAGAGCTGGTGGACATGTGCTGTGTTATGACCATCGTGGTCGAACCAGAGGGCAGGAAAGCTGTGGTGACCAAGGTGGACCCCATCAGTGAGAAAGTACTtcaggagctggagcagagggtgagagacaggcgaaaataa
- the rmi1 gene encoding recQ-mediated genome instability protein 1 isoform X1: MAPEIQAVVHATQAWLQSSWHIQVPFAWLEACVEWLQEEAGGAGRLSQQQINQQALDQWLLTDLRDLDYPVLPEGLAQAQKTELRGTFCVQVDSYLDVSQPAYGQLQKLRGTDCANDEVSAVTQATQRPWEARPTRMLLLQVTDGVQSLEAMEYQSIPALSTALRPGVKLQLYGQMVCRLGVLLLGPSNIKVLGGEVEDLVDRNNQGRVLCRTLGLPEEEQQQQEREEAPPAPQQANQEVEDLELDDAELLASLETQEEVERVQVRPVRDSGYGTLSDTQSLRSLSVRSLVSTASSRSEAFARSHRGNEGGSAQAHRQGSEEDSDLFDPFPSDHMSQQPIPDHNMADEDFPDEDFDDLPMDELDAVNFQESTNVTDSSRRSTPQNNNRVTGDANRATKPQTARFEQHALNSSGSRLGSSDSRSTMEKRDYGGCTREATGQLAAAASSPFFSPAALEPSHELEFVTNNESDFMDEDMDCQQEPRRARESATGKTDTSGSGCRLSSDSSRSVTPQGQSCTSGAAESDRLPAKKDPRSHSSVPSLTLTSPPFTYLCLLEEMMSTPHPHTTEIRVKAFIVTLLGKLSSSNGLWSVCATISDGTGYLDVELSNEVLTGLLGFSVREKGALKRDPARRGELETGMRRCQEELVDMCCVMTIVVEPEGRKAVVTKVDPISEKVLQELEQRVRDRRK, encoded by the exons ATGGCCCCTGAGATCCAAGCAGTGGTACATGCTACCCAAGCCTGGCTGCAGTCCTCTTGGCACATCCAGGTGCCCTTTGCCTGGCTGGAGGCCTGCGTGGAGTGGCTGCaggaagaggcaggaggagcaggTCGTCTGTCACAGCAACAAATCAACCAACAG GCGCTGGACCAGTGGCTGCTGACGGACCTGCGGGACCTGGACTACCCTGTTCTCCCTGAGGGGCTCGCTCAGGCCCAGAAGACTGAACTCAGGGGCACCTTCTGCGTCCAG GTTGACTCGTACCTGGACGTCAGTCAGCCTGCGTATGGTCAGCTGCAGAAGTTAAGGGGCACAGACTGTGCAAACGACGAGGTTTCTGCAGTCACACAGGCCACCCAGAGGCCCTGGGAAGCCAGGCCAACCCGCATGCTGCTATTGCAG GTGACAGATGGAGTCCAGAGCTTGGAGGCCATGGAGTATCAGTCCATCCCTGCACTCAGCACAGCTCTCAG GCCTGGTGTGAAGCTGCAGTTGTACGGGCAGATGGTTTGCAGACTTGGGGTGCTTCTGTTGGGGCCATCCAACATCAAGGTCCTGGGTGGTGAGGTGGAGGACCTGGTGGACAGGAATAACCAG GGCAGGGTGCTGTGTCGTACGCTGGGACTTCCTgaggaggaacagcagcagcaggagcggGAAGAGGCCCCACCAGCACCACAACAGG ctAATCAGGAAGTGGAGGACCTGGAGCTAGATGATGCAGAGTTGTTGGCCAGTCTGGAGAcccaggaggaggtggaaaggGTTCAGGTCAGGCCTGTTCGAGACAGTGGCTACGGGACACTCAGCGACACTCAGTCCTTGAGAAGCCTCTCTGTCAGGAGCCTTGTCTCCACAGCCTCATCCAG AAGCGAAGCCTTTGCCCGCTCTCACAGAGGCAATGAAGGTGGTTCAGCTCAAGCTCATCGCCAAGGTAGCGAAGAGGATTCTGACCTGTTTGACCCCTTTCCATCTGATCACATGAGTCAGCAACCAATCCCAGATCATAACATGGCAGACGAAGACTTCCCCGATGAAGACTTTGACGATCTTCCCATGGATGAGCTGGATGCTGTGAATTTTCAAGAAAGTACAAATGTTACTGACAGCAGTCGCCGAAGCACGCCGCAGAACAACAACAGGGTCACAGGAGACGCTAACAGAGCAACAAAACCTCAAACTGCCCGGTTTGAGCAGCACGCTTTGAACAGTTCTGGGTCAAGGCTTGGTTCTAGCGACTCCAGATCCACCATGGAGAAAAGAGACTATGGAGGCTGTACGAGAGAAGCTACAGGGCAgttagctgcagcagcttcctcaccTTTCTTTTCCCCGGCTGCTTTAGAGCCATCGCACGAACTAGAATTTGTTACTAACAATGAGAGTGACTTCATGGATGAAGACATGGACTGTCAACAAGAGCCTaggagagccagagagagcgCCACCGGCAAAACAGACACTTCAGGCTCTGGTTGTAGGCTGAGCAGCGACTCATCAAGAAGTGTAACACCTCAGGGGCAAAGTTGCACCTCAGGCGCTGCAGAATCTGATAGACTGCCTGCTAAAAAAGATCCACGGAGTCACAGCTCAGTCCCTAGTCTCACCCTGACCTCTCCACCTTTTACATATTTGTGCCTGCTTGAAGAGATGATGTCCACACCACACCCCCACACCACAGAGATCCGTGTCAAAGCTTTCATTGTGACTCTCTTGGGGAAGTTGAGCAGCAGCAACGGTCTTTGGAGTGTCTGCGCCACGATATCTGATGGAACCGGTTACCTGGATGTGGAGCTGTCCAACGAGGTTCTGACGGGCCTGCTGGGCTTCTCGGTGAGGGAGAAGGGGGCTCTGAAGCGTGACCCAGCCCGGAGAGGTGAGCTGGAGACTGGGATGAGGAGGTGTCAGGAAGAGCTGGTGGACATGTGCTGTGTTATGACCATCGTGGTCGAACCAGAGGGCAGGAAAGCTGTGGTGACCAAGGTGGACCCCATCAGTGAGAAAGTACTtcaggagctggagcagagggtgagagacaggcgaaaataa